The following are encoded together in the Hydractinia symbiolongicarpus strain clone_291-10 chromosome 14, HSymV2.1, whole genome shotgun sequence genome:
- the LOC130625524 gene encoding matrilysin-like, translating into MKISVIVIILSVLSVFDARPVKKTQDERKQRAKRYLMKYGYMDHYVAFLSDTQFRRILKRFQQFANLQQTGIVDAPTSTMMDQTRCGLRDPQMRFNKLGEYIVQGTKFHKKNITWWLERKGKSLDKKTILSAIKKAMKQWSKNIDVNLVENKENPDILIRFVTGYHEDPYSFNGRGHSFGHAFYPLNNKGLSGDIHIDEDENFTADKNDKISSNTVNLLWAITHLTGHSLGLEHQNDPNSIMYPWHVMKDIQLDANDIKGAQKLYGPKRSIKTPSTKAKTAVKTNITMKRKPMPSKTSTTTIKTSTETPTVTIKTATTETLARDTKKKPMPAKTSTTTMTTSTEKPTVTTKTATTETLARDTITNSTSAKTSTTTTRKTTSTDTSKKATTQTATYLQVG; encoded by the exons atgaagatttccgtcatagTAATAATTTTGTCTGTATTGAGTGTTTTTGATGCAAGGCCGGTCAAAAAGACACAAGATGAAAGAAAACAACGTGCGAAG AGATATCTTATGAAGTATGGTTATATGGATCATTACGTTGCATTTCTCAGTGACACACAATTCCGCAGAATATTAAAAAGATTTCAACAATTCGCTAACTTACAGCAAACAg GTATTGTTGATGCACCAACATCGACCATGATGGATCAAACGAGGTGCGGCTTAAGGGATCCTCAAATGCGCTTCAACAAGTTAGGAGAATATATAGTTCAGGGAACAAAGTTTCACAAG AAAAACATAACATGGTGGTTGGAGAGAAAGGGAAAAAGTTTAGACAAAAAAACTATTCTCTCTGCTATCAAGAAAGCAATGAAACAATGGAGCAAAAACATTGATGTCAACCTTGTCGAAAACAAGGAAAATCCCGATATACTCATCCGATTTGTTACTGGATATCACGAAGATCCGTACTCCTTTAATGGGCGCGGTCATTCTTTTGGTCACGCTTTCTATCCATTGAATAACAAAGGACTTAGTGGAGATATTCATATCGATGAAGATGAAAATTTTACAGCagataaaaatgataaaatatccTCAAACACTGTTAATCTTTTATGGGCAATTACACATTTGACAG GTCATTCTTTAGGCTTGGAACATCAAAATGATCCAAACTCGATTATGTATCCATGGCATGTGATGAAAGATATTCAGCTGGATGCAAATGACATAAAGGGAGCGCAAAAATTATAcg GTCCCAAACGCAGTATCAAAACACCGTCAACAAAAGCGAAGACGGCAGTCAAAACAAATATAACCATGAAGAGAAAGCCGATGCCGTCTAAAACATCAACTACGACAATAAAGACGTCAACAGAAACGCCAACGGTGACGATAAAAACGGCTACAACAGAAACATTGGCGAGAGACACGAAGAAAAAGCCGATGCCAGCTAAAACATCAACTACGACGATGACGACGTCAACAGAAAAGCCGACAGTGACGACAAAAACGGCTACAACAGAAACATTGGCGAGAGACACGATTACAAATTCGACATCAGCGAAAACATCAACGACGACTACGAGAAAGACGACGTCAACAGACACATCAAAGAAGGCGACGACACAGACAGCAACTTACTTGCAAGTGGGATAA
- the LOC130625047 gene encoding uncharacterized protein LOC130625047, with protein sequence MVDDFDPATPVSGPTVCYECLKMGPMPPPVAGPQEKQVKPGKKIDHKTKVITEIEYLAKLKKIDEEAKQKEEKRLNRKRTQPSVAGKRPTIKKKIKFGKGNGNDSSIEESTDEEEEESTDSDDENSSNESDNSDDSSEEDDESQ encoded by the exons ATGGTGGACGATTTTGACCCTGCTACTCCAGTTTCTGGTCCAACTGTGTGTTACGAGTGCCTAAAGATGGGACCCATGCCACCTCCTGTTGCTG GTCCTCAAGAAAAGCAAGTAAAACCAGGAAAGAAAATAGATCATAAAACGAAAGTTATTACTGAAATAGAGTACCTCGCCAAGTTAAAGAAAATAGACgaagaagcaaaacaaaaagagGAGAAACGTCTCAACAGAAAAAGAACTCAGCCATCTGTAGCAGGAAAAAGACctacaataaagaagaaaatcaaATTTGGGAAAGGTAATGGAAATGACAGCAGTATCGAAGAAAGTacagatgaagaagaagaagaatcaaCAGATTCTGATGATGAAAACAGTAGCAATGAGAGCGACAATAGTGATGACAGCAGTGAGGAAGACGATGAGAGTCAATAG
- the LOC130625527 gene encoding uncharacterized protein LOC130625527 yields the protein MDSAKPGLSGVVMGSKGRGRGRSREIKTVFNFNETMDFHSVKSAADTKAQPLPPGKMQRNNLFVKTLRSMREQNKLVNNSNFIQSVVQEKRANQFVRKRFDNSHAMECENNRQLRKESTREWDKNKYYDNKQQVWVKQDSRKGQDKKRKKKSEWDANKYWDKESLMWKCRGKVWYENVVCDPDLCTSAFENITLSDDIWY from the exons ATGGATTCTGCAAAGCCAGGACTAAGTG GTGTTGTCATGGGCAGTAAAGGTAGAGGGAGAGGTCgatcacgtgaaattaaaacagtttttaatttcaatgaaACAATGGATTTCCATAGTGTCAAGTCTGCAGCTGATACGAAAGCTCAGCCATTGCCTCCAGGAAAAATGCAGCGTaataatttatttgtaaaaacattACGATCCATGAGGGAACAAAACAAACTTGTAAACAACTCCAACTTCATTCAAAGCGTCGTACAAGAAAAACGTGCAAATCAATTTGTTAGAAAGAGATTTGATAACAGCCATGCAATGGAATGTGAAAATAACAGACAGTTGAGAAAGGAAAGCACAAGGGAGtgggataaaaataaatattacgaCAACAAGCAACAAGTTTGGGTTAAACAAGACTCTCGTAAAGGTcaagacaaaaaaagaaaaaagaaaagtgaaTGGGATGCTAACAAATATTGGGATAAAGAGAGTTTAATGTGGAAATGTCGAGGGAAAGTTTGGTATGAAAATGTGGTGTGTGATCCCGATCTTTGTACATCTGCTTTTGAGAACATAACGTTGTCTGACGATATCTGGTATTGA
- the LOC130625048 gene encoding uncharacterized protein LOC130625048, whose product MSKRKLQKKKCRRGKSWNEADMEEALTEISAGSQIRPTSKKYSMSEAVLRQRIKKKAEGKVLVGSGRKNTLSPTEESDLAKCIASLCNLGFSPSSSQIKDFVKDYVKLHNMTTPFKNDRPEKNLLSQFMKRNNLSKKKANMNCAARKSVTSNPFIIYDFYDTIERLFNEKQYTPAQVWNCDESGFPTDPSRAKVIGPKGKVANKLTWGAGRENISTLAACSAVGRVLDPLIIFSGVNFQSTWRGKEPLPNTIYGVSKNGWMTTDIFFQWFQKFIEQVEDRPLLLIYDGHLSHVSVELIELPQAEEITLVKLPPHATDRL is encoded by the coding sequence ATGTCTAAACGCAAATTGCAGAAGAAAAAATGCAGGAGAGGAAAATCGTGGAATGAAGCTGACATGGAAGAAGCATTAACGGAAATATCAGCAGGAAGCCAAATACGACCAACTTCCAAAAAATATAGTATGTCAGAGGCGGTTTTACGGCAAAGAATAAAGAAGAAAGCTGAGGGGAAAGTACTTGTGGGATCAGGACGAAAGAATACACTGAGCCCAACAGAGGAAAGTGATTTAGCAAAATGTATTGCATCGTTATGCAATCTTGGTTTTAGCCCTTCCAGTAGccaaataaaagattttgtaaaGGACTATGTAAAGCTACATAACATGACAACTCCCTTCAAAAACGATCGCCCTGAAAAGAATTTGCTAAGTCAATTCATGAAAAGGAATAATCTCAGCAAAAAAAAAGCCAACATGAATTGTGCTGCACGTAAATCTGTGACCAGCAACCCTTTCATTATTTATGATTTTTATGACACAATAGAAAGATTGTTCAATGAAAAGCAATACACTCCGGCACAGGTATGGAATTGTGATGAGTCGGGATTCCCAACAGATCCATCAAGAGCGAAGGTCATTGGACCTAAAGGAAAGGTTGCCAACAAGCTGACATGGGGTGCAGGCCGTGAAAACATATCAACATTAGCTGCCTGTAGTGCAGTTGGTCGAGTTCTGGACCCACTCATCATATTCTCTGGGGTCAACTTTCAATCAACATGGAGAGGGAAAGAACCACTCCCAAATACAATCTATGGAGTGTCGAAAAATGGCTGGATGACTACTGACATTTTTTTTCAGtggtttcaaaaatttattgagCAGGTTGAAGACCGTCCTCTTCTCCTAATCTATGATGGCCATCTCTCCCATGTGTCTGTAGAACTGATCGAACTACCCCAGGCAGAAGAAATTACCTTAGTGAAGTTGCCACCACATGCTACCGATCGCCTTTAG
- the LOC130625531 gene encoding uncharacterized protein LOC130625531: MNGILKSEEKTPKTSVGLQLQMNRILKPRRKTPKTTAGKFYINLCAAKGVSFFFNMDSLDQEYTVEEAFKSNDLNKLNELYAKLKKEILDSATFSDNERINNVGKKYFRDLVAETFIPTFAKDKFIALNLLPYHFDWS, translated from the exons ATGAATGGAATTCTTAAAtcggaagaaaaaacgcctaaaacgtccgtgggtctTCAACTTCAAATGAATAGAATTCTAAAACCGAGaagaaaaacgcctaaaacgaccgCGGGTAAGTTTTACATAAATCTCTGTGCGGCCAAGGGTGTGtccttctttttcaacatggatTCCCTTGATCAGGAGTACACTGTTGAAGAAGCTTTCAAGTCAAATGATTTGAATAAATTGAATGAGTTGTatgcaaaattgaaaaaagaaattctggATTCAGCTACCTTTTCGGATAATGAGAGGATTAATAATGTTGGAAAGAAGTATTTTCGCGATCTAGTTGCTGAAACCTTTATTCCAACCTTTGCTAAAGACAAATTTATTGCTTTGAA CCTTTTACCCTATCATTTTGACTGGTCTTGA